The following are from one region of the Silene latifolia isolate original U9 population chromosome 9, ASM4854445v1, whole genome shotgun sequence genome:
- the LOC141602402 gene encoding uclacyanin-2-like: MAFGTYFLVMLIVAPFAFANAQTTINWALGQSYSSYSTQSFAPGATLLFNYDSTHNVLVVSKSDYDNCNTGNPLETHTDGKTTITLKQGATYFICGKPGHCVAGMKLQANAADSGSPAPTTPKSSPKTSPIVTKPVQSSPSPIGAMSPSSSAALPPKQSSGAMGLSSAGHVMFGVPLVFVALFAFMW, encoded by the exons ATGGCCTTCGGAACTTATTTTCTTGTTATGCTAATTGTTGCTCCATTTGCATTTGCCAATGCTCAAACCACCATTAATTGGGCATTAGGCCAAAGCTACTCTTCTTACTCCACACAATCTTTCGCACCCGGTGCTACCCTAC TGTTCAACTACGATTCAACACACAACGTGCTAGTAGTAAGCAAATCGGACTACGACAACTGCAATACCGGAAATCCCCTGGAGACCCACACTGACGGGAAAACCACGATTACCTTAAAGCAAGGTGCAACATACTTCATTTGCGGCAAACCTGGCCACTGTGTAGCCGGCATGAAATTGCAAGCTAACGCTGCAGACAGCGGTAGCCCAGCCCCAACAACACCAAAGTCCAGCCCAAAGACAAGCCCAATAGTTACAAAGCCCGTACAGTCGAGCCCAAGCCCTATTGGTGCCATGTCACCCAGTTCATCAGCTGCATTGCCTCCAAAACAGAGCAGTGGGGCAATGGGTCTTTCTAGTGCTGGTCACGTGATGTTCGGCGTGCCACTTGTTTTCGTCGCTTTGTTCGCTTTCATGTGGTAG